A genomic segment from Zygotorulaspora mrakii chromosome 1, complete sequence encodes:
- the CYC8 gene encoding transcription regulator CYC8 (similar to Saccharomyces cerevisiae CYC8 (YBR112C); ancestral locus Anc_3.367) yields the protein MLAAPGGQQKLQSQPAQAGQQQTHSPQTEGPVAEAAQQALTQTPQQQQQQQQQAQQQPTDPLMQSTAETWLSIASLAETLGDADRAAMAYDATLQYNQSSIKALTSLAHLYRSRDMFQRGVELYERALAVNPELSDVWATLGHCYLMLDDLQRAYNAYQQALYHLSNPNVPKLWHGIGILYDRYGSLEYAEEAFAKVLELDPQFEKANEIYFRLGIIYKHQGKWNQALECFRYILPQPPAPLQEWDIWFQLGSVLENMGEWQGAKEAYEHVLLQNDHHAKVLQQLGCLYGMNNVQFHDPQKALNLLLKSLEVDPSDATTWYHLGRVHMIRSDYTAAYDAFQQAVNRDSRNPIFWCSIGVLYYQISQYRDALDAYTRAIRLNPYISEVWYDLGTLYETCNNQLNDALDAYKQAARLDPENIHIRERLEALTQQLSNPNNNSSMAKNTTVSPDGTVTLQQQGPPPIMLQPTLQSNDQSNPLNIRPPATALYSNGSLGQSQAQQLQAQAQAQAQAQAQAQAHAQAQAHAQAQAQAQAQAQAQAQAHAQAQAHAQAQAQAQAQAQAQAHAQAQQYQAQAQAQAQAHAHAQAQAQAQAQAQAQAQAHAHAQAQAQAQAQAQAQAQAQAQAQAQAQAQAQAHAQAQAHAQHQRIPGHLMNMPQQHSYGPMSITQPTPPSSTILPLPTQQQSPQNRQVSSSGHEPHNFSNQQMLQPLPQSALVSNAVESANPMGPIVPQKRHMDGSIHTLVNAAVSSYSGEDPNSNARTDSDKNNNDGSLSESAQVPTLPASQKVQNTNIEPQQKKLKIKKSPKIPAPNLKIKSTTLKDKEKERLARSAKNNQANNTIGENSNGFSASPINPYNLNKENKIDGPGESALPVAKEVEGNKNVIPSVTSINEKGSSGNGSMNSPSMSKDQLSALPEETSDKVSSSSYPFKIPNNNGRGKATESSNQNDPRTASVGPTDKEIEKSTQQALEDAIRRQRLSSSTIETASTVTNPDSVDHTTEDKKSSQTTEIRTSPIEQRPNDLSPLVQRPPLQNERTLSKSTTSSGDAQTQDESFRSSDASINTIDAAASDVEKNKKTDADIEAEVQRQAEIQADPRDDLMKVDSEVVTNANKTEPETVIKPSAEAMERLQEAAKLREEEERERLEQEQLNKKTQPDDNSLTRSSIVRQIEEDENYDE from the coding sequence ATGTTGGCGGCACCAGGAGGTCAGCAGAAGTTGCAATCGCAGCCAGCACAGGCGGGGCAGCAGCAGACACACAGTCCGCAAACGGAGGGTCCGGTGGCGGAGGCAGCGCAACAGGCGTTGACTCAAACCccacagcagcagcagcagcagcagcagcaagcGCAGCAGCAGCCCACGGACCCTCTGATGCAATCGACAGCGGAAACCTGGCTGTCAATTGCGTCGTTGGCGGAGACGCTGGGAGACGCGGATCGTGCGGCAATGGCGTACGACGCCACGCTGCAGTACAATCAGTCCTCCATCAAGGCTTTGACGTCGTTGGCGCATCTGTATCGGTCGCGCGATATGTTCCAGCGAGGTGTTGAGCTCTATGAGAGAGCGTTGGCGGTTAACCCGGAGCTCTCGGACGTGTGGGCAACACTTGGCCATTGTTACTTGATGCTCGATGATTTACAGAGGGCGTACAATGCGTATCAGCAGGCGCTATACCACCTAAGCAATCCAAATGTACCGAAACTATGGCATGGTATTGGCATACTGTATGATAGATATGGGTCGCTGGAATATGCGGAAGAAGCATTTGCAAAGGTTTTAGAGCTTGATCCGCAGTTCGAAAAGGCCAATGAGATCTATTTCAGACTGGGAATCATTTATAAACACCAAGGCAAATGGAACCAAGCTTTGGAATGTTTTAGATACATTTTGCCGCAACCGCCTGCACCTTTGCAAGAATGGGACATTTGGTTTCAATTAGGTAGCGTATTGGAAAATATGGGCGAATGGCAAGGCGCAAAAGAGGCTTATGAACACGTGCTTCTGCAGAACGACCACCATGCAAAAGTCTTACAACAGTTAGGTTGCTTATATGGAATGAATAATGTTCAATTTCACGATCCACAGAAGGCATTGAATCTACTATTAAAATCGTTGGAGGTCGATCCTTCAGATGCAACAACGTGGTACCATTTAGGTCGTGTTCATATGATTAGAAGCGATTATACAGCGGCCTATGACGCTTTTCAGCAGGCTGTCAATAGAGATTCAAGAAACCCAATTTTCTGGTGTTCCATTGGTGTGTTATACtatcaaatttctcaataTAGAGATGCTCTCGATGCTTACACACGGGCGATAAGATTAAATCCTTATATCAGCGAGGTTTGGTACGATTTAGGTACGCTTTATGAAACTTGTAACAATCAATTAAATGATGCATTGGATGCTTACAAACAAGCTGCAAGATTAGATCCAGAGAATATTCATATCAGAGAAAGATTAGAGGCTCTTACGCAACAGTTGTCCAATCCTAATAATAATTCCTCAATGGCAAAGAATACTACTGTAAGTCCAGATGGTACGGTGACTCTTCAACAACAAGGTCCGCCACCAATTATGTTACAGCCAACTTTGCAGTCAAACGATCAAAGTAATCCATTGAATATTAGACCTCCTGCAACAGCGTTGTATTCAAATGGTTCCCTAGGCCAGTCACAAGCTCAACAGTTgcaagcccaagcccaagcccaagcccaagcccaagcacaagcccaagcccacGCACAAGCACAAGCCCACGCacaagcccaagcccaagcaCAGGCCCAGGCCCAAGCacaagcccaagcccacGCACAAGCACAAGCCCACGCacaagcccaagcccaagcaCAGGCCCAggcccaagcccaagcgCATGCCCAAGCTCAACAGTACCAGGCacaagcccaagcccaagcgCAAGCACACGCGCATGCACAAGCACAAGCACAAGCCCAAGCACAAGCACAAGCCCAAGCGCAAGCACACGCGCATGCACAAGCACAAGCACAAGCCCAAGCACAAGCTCAAGCTCAAGCTCAAGCCCAAGCGCAAGCACAAGCACAAGCACAAGCACAAGCCCAAGCACATGCACAAGCCCAAGCACATGCACAGCATCAGCGAATACCGGGGCATCTTATGAACATGCCGCAGCAACATTCATATGGACCTATGAGTATTACTCAGCCGACCCCACCATCTTCGACAATATTACCGTTGCCAACTCAGCAACAGTCACCCCAAAACAGGCAAGTGAGTAGTTCAGGACATGAACCtcataatttttcaaaccaGCAAATGTTGCAACCCTTGCCACAATCAGCTTTGGTCAGTAATGCTGTTGAATCAGCAAATCCGATGGGTCCAATTGTACCCCAAAAGAGACATATGGATGGTAGTATACATACATTAGTGAACGCAGCTGTCTCATCCTATTCTGGTGAAGATCCAAATTCAAATGCGAGAACGGATTCTGATAAGAATAATAACGATGGCTCATTATCAGAGTCTGCCCAAGTGCCAACACTACCAGCCTCTCAAAAGGTACAAAATACAAATATAGAGCCccagcaaaaaaaactgaaaataaagaaatctCCAAAAATTCCTGCACCAAATTTAAAGATAAAGTCAACAACTCTAAAggataaagaaaaggaaaggcTGGCTAGGTCAGCAAAAAATAATCAGGCAAATAACACTATTGGAGAAAATTCGAATGGTTTTTCAGCCTCGCCAATTAATCCATATAACTTGAATaaggaaaataaaattgatgGTCCCGGAGAATCCGCTTTACCAGTAGctaaagaagttgaaggtAATAAAAATGTAATTCCGTCCGTCACAAGcataaatgaaaaaggtTCCAGCGGTAATGGTTCAATGAATTCACCTTCAATGTCAAAAGACCAATTGTCAGCTCTGCCTGAAGAAACGTCGGATAAGGTCTCAAGCTCTTCATACCCTTTTAAAATTCCCAACAATAATGGCAGGGGGAAAGCCACAGAATCGTCGAATCAGAATGATCCGAGAACTGCTTCAGTGGGTCCTACCGATAAAGAGATCGAAAAAAGTACGCAACAAGCGTTAGAGGATGCCATTCGGAGACAGCGCCTGAGCAGTTCAACCATTGAGACGGCATCAACTGTGACAAATCCTGACTCCGTAGACCATACCACTGAGGATAAAAAATCATCGCAAACAACTGAGATCAGAACGTCACCCATTGAGCAAAGACCGAATGACCTCTCTCCATTAGTACAGCGTCCTCCGTTACAAAACGAAAGGACTTTGTCGAAGTCAACGACATCCAGTGGAGATGCTCAAACTCAGGATGAAAGTTTTAGATCAAGCGATGCTTCTATCAATACAATTGATGCTGCAGCTTCGGATgtggaaaagaataaaaaaacgGACGCTGATATAGAAGCTGAAGTACAGCGACAGGCCGAAATACAGGCCGACCCTCGTGAtgatttgatgaaagtaGATTCAGAAGTGGTTACGAACGCAAATAAAACAGAACCAGAGACAGTTATTAAACCAAGTGCTGAAGCGATGGAACGATTACAAGAAGCAGCTAAACTTcgtgaagaagaagaacgTGAAAGACTGGAGCAAGAACAACTGAATAAGAAAACTCAGCCCGATGATAATAGTTTGACAAGATCTAGCATTGTAAGACAAATTGAGGAAGACGAAAATTATGACGAATAA
- the MED1 gene encoding Med1p (similar to Saccharomyces cerevisiae MED1 (YPR070W); ancestral locus Anc_3.364): MKLSVVRGNNDHTSGQTSIAMEADTYNEQLGDMIELFQEYKSGSVTLENITKLCQTLGLESFIDDIDAQTARLSTASKIIVIDIDFSKHQKKVTDVKLVLASNFDNFDYFIDDQHSSSPSNNILLNSLTQYPDLHEFHSNLKFLHLLDNFSNVDIDPTNTSSSNNFGSNNSSNENGGCSGKLDLFKYYTELASFIQQDFSHNGAPFTVATNLGNSFGIYILNENQKVLARIYLEKSRDPKHRLYEFVFAEEKMDWINLSSENYTCGVSLVAEILSQEDLFPQNFILYDSMVVNYKMVSDAHSGIQETGKLNDWISENKYNIKINDKLQIMNDFTTKLIKVKVFDISNDNIDILRDILNWIQWSETVLKQLHSLLFPSVSMSDDEKNDILGGNLPGMSTSTRGRRRSSVDQKRRKHPNKIRRPSATESVMLKDEGLQQFNLHEIMTDSSSDLKSIAGTSKRDASSTDQDVKMDLDPNNLSVEESTHLLQLVISEDSISLNKIANCSLYEDPKNWKTFMDILKIHI; the protein is encoded by the coding sequence ATGAAATTGTCCGTTGTAAGAGGAAATAACGACCATACATCTGGTCAAACATCGATCGCCATGGAAGCTGACACCTATAATGAGCAGCTTGGGGACATGATTGAGCTGTTTCAAGAGTACAAGTCCGGCTCTGTTACTCTAGAAAACATTACCAAACTTTGTCAAACGTTAGGGTTGGAATCATTCATTGATGATATAGATGCACAGACAGCAAGGTTATCGACAGCCTCCAAGATAATTgttattgatattgattTCAGTaaacaccaaaaaaaagtgacTGACGTGAAATTAGTGTTGGCTTCAAACTTTGACAACTTTGATTATTTTATCGATGATCAACATTCTAGCTCGCCAAGTAACAATATATTGCTCAATTCACTAACCCAGTATCCTGATCTGCATGAATTCCATAgtaatttgaaatttcttcatcttttggATAATTTTTCGAATGTAGACATAGATCCCACCAATACTTCAAGCAGTAATAATTTTGGATCAAACAACAGTTCGAACGAAAATGGTGGGTGTTCGGGTAAACTTGACCTTTTCAAGTACTATACAGAATTAGCGTCATTCATTCAACAAGATTTTTCCCACAATGGTGCTCCTTTTACTGTTGCTACGAATCTTGGTAACAGCTTCGGTATTTACATATTAAATGAGAACCAAAAAGTGTTGGCCCGAATCTATCTTGAGAAATCTAGAGACCCCAAGCATAGACTTTACGAGTTTGTTTTCGCggaagaaaagatggatTGGATCAATCTTAGTTCTGAAAATTATACCTGTGGAGTGTCATTAGTGGCAGAAATTTTATCTCAAGAAGATTTGTTCCCtcaaaatttcatattATATGATTCAATGGTTGTTAATTATAAAATGGTGAGTGATGCACACTCTGGTATTCAAGAAACTGGGAAGTTGAATGACTGGATTTcagaaaacaaatataaCATCAAAATTAACGATAAGCTTCAAATTATGAATGACTTCACCACAAAGTTGATTAAAGTGAAAGTGTTTGATATTAGTAACGACAATATCGATATTCTCAGAGACATCTTGAATTGGATTCAATGGTCGGAGACCGTATTGAAGCAACTGCATTCGCTTCTATTTCCGTCAGTCAGCATGTCAGATgacgaaaaaaatgacatatTGGGTGGAAACCTTCCTGGTATGTCAACATCAACTCGTGGAAGGCGAAGGTCCTCAGTTgatcaaaagagaagaaagcaTCCAAATAAAATCAGGCGACCCAGTGCGACCGAATCAGTAATGCTTAAGGATGAGGGTTTACAACAGTTCAATTTACATGAAATTATGACAGACTCGAGTTCggatttgaaatcaattgCAGGAACATCAAAAAGAGATGCTTCTAGTACAGATCAGGACGTCAAAATGGACTTAGACCCAAATAATCTTTCGGTTGAGGAATCAACGCATCTGCTGCAATTGGTTATCAGTGAGGACAGCATATCATTGAACAAAATTGCTAATTGCAGTCTCTATGAGGACCCgaaaaactggaaaacATTTATGGATATTCTAAAAATTCATATATAG
- the SUS1 gene encoding Sus1p (similar to Saccharomyces cerevisiae SUS1 (YBR111W- A); ancestral locus Anc_3.366), whose amino-acid sequence MSEATTENGGSSDLKAQIQRYLVASGNYEKISDKLGERLLQDGWVDEVRRLITAEIRATNSTNFSQILSKIEPEALDLVSTPTKEEVLEQIRVFLNEIVGTE is encoded by the exons ATGAGTGAGGCCACTACCGAAAATGGCGGATCTTCTGATTTGAAGGCTCAGATTCAGCGGTACTTGGTTGCATCTGGCAATTATGAAAA AATATCGGATAAACTGGGCGAAAGATTGTTGCAAGATGGATGGGTCGATGAGGTCAGAAGGCTAATAACAGCAGAAATTCGCGCTACAAACTCGACGAATTTTTCCCaaatattatcaaagatTGAACCAGAGGCCTTAG ATTTGGTTTCAACTCCCACAAAAGAAGAGGTTCTTGAGCAAATAAGAGTATTTCTGAATGAAATTGTGGGCACAGAATAA
- the YSA1 gene encoding ADP-ribose diphosphatase (similar to Saccharomyces cerevisiae YSA1 (YBR111C); ancestral locus Anc_3.365) — protein sequence MFLRPILTKQSLKIEYRVLFTMSPQLKGKPELAKILSSRPAKADECKWIGLEKISYADPNGKQRDWDSAIRLTRSNGGVDGVGILVILKYKDGTPNEILLQKQFRPPVGGVCIEMPAGLIDGDESIETAALRELKEETGYVGKIVQQSPVAFNDPGFTNTNLSLVTVEVDMTAEENKNPKSKLEENEFIECFKVPLTDFAEQMIALDKEGYKLDARVQNVAEGIQLAQKYRL from the coding sequence ATGTTTCTAAGACCCATACTGACAAAACAATCActgaaaattgaatatagaGTGTTATTCACTATGTCACCACAACTGAAAGGTAAACCAGAGCTTGCTAAAATATTGAGCTCTCGTCCAGCAAAGGCTGACGAGTGCAAATGGATCGGTCTAGAGAAAATAAGCTACGCAGATCCCAATGGAAAGCAGAGAGACTGGGATAGTGCAATTCGTTTGACAAGAAGTAATGGTGGCGTTGATGGCGTTGGAATTCTGGTCATCCTGAAATACAAGGACGGCACACCAAATGAGATCTTGCTACAAAAGCAATTTAGACCGCCAGTCGGCGGTGTCTGCATCGAAATGCCGGCTGGACTCATTGACGGTGATGAAAGCATTGAAACAGCTGCACTGAGAGAACTAAAGGAGGAAACGGGCTATGTTGGGaaaattgttcaacaaAGTCCGGTTGCCTTTAACGATCCAGGTTTCACGAACACCAATCTTTCTCTTGTCACAGTTGAAGTAGATATGACAgctgaagaaaacaaaaaccCCAAGTCTAAGCTTGAGGAGAACGAATTCATCGAATGTTTCAAAGTTCCATTAACAGATTTCGCCGAACAGATGATTGCCTTGGACAAAGAGGGCTACAAGCTTGACGCTCGTGTACAAAACGTGGCCGAAGGTATTCAGCTAGCGCAAAAATATAGATTGTAG
- the RAD16 gene encoding DNA repair protein RAD16 (similar to Saccharomyces cerevisiae RAD16 (YBR114W); ancestral locus Anc_3.368), with amino-acid sequence MVEDGGFIRPRRTRRQRKKVDYVEMSDGGERSQNEDDDDYKGDIVDLTQQDGSIIKGEPADMGGAAGADETEILKADADEGEGDGDEEDEDDDEPLSKRRKTTAKKRAPRKPAKKKRKTDDEKKTDRYNRNTERLYGWHPELRSVFSNLKEAPCYVAKRATQPKGMSIKLLPFQLEGLRWLINQEASKYNGGILSDEMGMGKTIQTIALLMNDLAKRPSLVVAPTVALIQWKNEIDQHTNGALKTYIYHGASRTNDYGDLGDIDVILTTYSVLESVFRKQNYGFRRKNGMVKEKSLLHHIDFHRVILDEAHNIKDRQSNTARAVNSLKSLKRWCLTGTPLQNRIGEMYSLIRFLDVEPFANYYCTSCDCKSKEWKFSDNMHCDHCGHVIMQHRNFFNHFMLKNIQQFGATGLGLESLNNIQLLLKHLMLRRTKVERADDLGLPPRIVTVRKDYFNEHEKDLYKSLYMDVRRKYNSYVEEGVVLNNYANIFTLITRMRQLADHPDLVLKRLNDKNGNESTDNGVIICQLCDDEAEEPIESKCHHKFCRLCIKEYVESFMEEEKRLTCPVCHIGLSIDLSQPALEVDLDLFKKQSIVSRLNMKGNWKSSTKIEALVEELYSLRSDKKTIKSIVFSQFTSMLDLVEWRLKRAGFQTVKLQGSMSPTQRDETINYFMNNIHCEVFLVSLKAGGVALNLCEASQVFILDPWWNPSVEWQSGDRVHRIGQYRPVKITRFCIEDSIESRIIELQEKKANMINATINQDEAAINRLTPADLQFLFNN; translated from the coding sequence ATGGTCGAAGATGGAGGATTCATCCGTCCCAGGAGGACGAGACGTCAGAGGAAAAAAGTAGACTATGTGGAAATGAGCGATGGCGGAGAGCGGTCGCAaaatgaggatgatgatgactATAAGGGTGATATAGTCGATCTAACGCAACAGGACGGTTCGATAATCAAGGGGGAACCAGCCGATATGGGCGGCGCTGCGGGTGCAGATGAGAcggaaattttgaaggccGATGCAGATGAGGGTGAGGGTGATGGGgatgaggaagatgaggatgatgatgaacCGCTCAgtaagagaagaaagaccACTGCAAAGAAGAGAGCACCACGAAAACCTGCgaagaaaaagaggaaaacggacgatgaaaaaaaaactgacAGATATAACAGAAATACAGAAAGACTATATGGTTGGCATCCCGAACTTCGGAGTGTTTTCAGCAATTTGAAGGAGGCCCCATGCTATGTCGCTAAAAGAGCTACGCAACCCAAGGGAATGTCTATCAAATTACTACCTTTCCAATTAGAAGGTCTTAGATGGTTAATAAATCAAGAAGCAAGCAAATACAACGGTGGTATATTATCAGATGAAATGGGTATGGGTAAAACGATCCAAACGATTGCGTTACTGATGAATGATCTTGCAAAGAGACCTTCGCTTGTGGTGGCTCCGACAGTTGCCTTAATTCAAtggaaaaatgaaatcGATCAACATACGAATGGTGCGCTCAAGACTTATATTTATCACGGAGCTTCGAGAACCAATGATTATGGTGATTTGGGTGATATTGACGTTATTCTAACAACATATTCCGTTTTGGAATCGGTTTtcagaaaacaaaattatggatttagaagaaaaaatggtatggtaaaagaaaaatctttatTACATCATATTGACTTTCATAGAGTTATACTTGATGAGGCTCATAATATTAAAGATAGACAAAGTAACACGGCAAGAGCTGtgaactctttgaaatctttgaaaagatggtgTTTGACTGGTACACCTTTACAAAATAGAATTGGTGAAATGTATTCGCTTATTAGATTCTTGGATGTTGAGCCATTTGCCAATTATTATTGTACTTCCTGCGATTgcaaatcaaaagaatggaAATTTTCTGATAATATGCATTGTGATCATTGTGGTCATGTTATTATGCAACatagaaattttttcaatcattttatgctgaaaaatattcaacagTTTGGTGCTACAGGGTTGGGTTTAGAATCTTTAAATAATATTCAGCTTTTATTGAAGCATTTAATGCTTAGAAGAACCAAAGTCGAAAGAGCGGATGATTTGGGTCTACCACCAAGAATTGTCACGGTGAGAAAAGATTATTTCAATGAACATGAAAAAGACCTTTACAAAAGTTTATACATGGATGTGAGAAGGAAATATAATTCTTACGTTGAAGAAGGTGTTGTTTTAAATAATTATGCCAATATTTTCACATTAATTACAAGAATGAGACAGTTAGCTGATCATCCTGATTTGGTACTCAAAAGGTTAAACGATAAAAATGGTAATGAGTCTACGGATAATGGTGTTATTATATGTCAATTATGTGACGATGAAGCTGAGGAACCTATAGAATCAAAATGTCATCATAAATTCTGTCGATTATGTATAAAAGAATATGTGGAATCATTCatggaagaagaaaaaagactCACTTGTCCAGTTTGTCATATTGGTTTAAGTATAGATTTATCACAACCTGCCCTAGAAGTTGATTTAGATCTATTCAAAAAGCAAAGCATTGTTAGTCGTTTAAACATGAAGGGTAATTGGAAGTCTTCTACAAAGATCGAAGCACTCGTCGAAGAGCTTTATTCATTAAGAAGTGATAAAAAGACCATAAAATCTATTGTTTTCTCTCAATTTACAAGTATGTTAGATTTAGTCGAATGGAGATTAAAAAGAGCGGGTTTCCAAACTGTTAAATTACAAGGAAGCATGTCACCAActcaaagagatgaaaCTATCAACTATTTCATGAATAATATTCATTGCGAGGTTTTTTTAGTTAGTTTGAAAGCTGGTGGTGTTGCATTAAATCTTTGTGAAGCTTCACAAGTTTTTATACTTGATCCATGGTGGAATCCAAGTGTTGAATGGCAAAGTGGTGATAGAGTTCATAGAATTGGTCAATATAGACCCGTCAAAATTACAAGATTTTGTATCGAAGATAGTATAGAATCAAGAATAATTGAACtgcaagagaaaaaggcaAATATGATCAATGCAACAATAAATCAAGATGAAGCTGCTATTAACAGGTTAACACCAGCTGATTTGCAGTTCTTATTTAATAATTAA